In Porites lutea chromosome 1, jaPorLute2.1, whole genome shotgun sequence, a single genomic region encodes these proteins:
- the LOC140922178 gene encoding U3 small nucleolar RNA-associated protein 14 homolog A-like has protein sequence MQRNSGTLDVPLTKPEAEKIQRTIAYGETKRDIEKWALTVKKNREAEHLSFPLKPFEPPRPSLRGLAVNFKPRTPLEEEVAAVLRGSSHVLERSNKELTEEEEKALLAMDLEEAKERRHELQKLRALQSYYEAKCHRMKKIKSKKYHRVKRKAEMRAAAKIAAEGDPQNEDDTETLEKADRLRAMERVSLKHRNTSKWAKHLMAKGSKNAEAKKLLQEQLRISRNLTEKTAAESESEDDMEMPVPEAEADVDDDGYGNLVTSEDNPWKLDTTGAPHLAEMTSSLDNDSSIKLHRLQPIRTEDADEKNDDSEPGEDEGKSDEEFELQPVSPVETGKKKSKKKGTTEGGKKKKKKRRSEITPAESEVAAKKSKKSEKSGDKKSANSALEHGVAGDSTEGQEINSLKKNKGIKDKKKLTDKSTANSNFEEMDSVSVTDTKTVTETEDTAWTNPAVKSNDFETEVAKPKDIRVDPKKIFRIEEHEAGAEDDESDPLHQKRIDIQQAFANDDVVEEFLQEKSEIEEASKPKDIDLSLPGWGTWAGAGIKPSERKKKQFTKKAKRGPPRKDKELSHVIINEEKSKLFAKNQVSEVPHPYGNHVQFERSVRNPVGKHWNTGTTVNQLTKPRVSTLIGTIIEPIEATKEIKRSKPEDRKKKKKKGQESSGIKIFS, from the exons ATGCAAAGAAATTCAGGCACCCTTGATGTTCCTTTAACAAAACCAGAAGCAGAAAAG ATTCAACGTACTATTGCATACGGAGAAACCAAACGAGATATTGAAAAGTGGGCACTTACAGTCAAGAAAAACCGAGAG gctgAACATCTGTCATTTCCACTAAAACCATTTGAACCACCCAGACCATCCCTCAGAGGATTAGCTGTGAATTTCAAG CCCCGCACTCCATTAGAAGAAGAAGTTGCAGCTGTCTTAAGAGGTAGCTCTCATGTTCTGGAGCGAAGCAACAAGGAGCTGActgaagaagaagagaaagctTTACTGGCTATGGACCTTGAGGAA GCAAAGGAAAGAAGGCATGAACTTCAAAAGCTGAGGGCATTGCAGTCTTATTATGAAGCCAAGTGTCACAGAATGAAGAAAATCAAGAGCAAAAA ATATCACCGTGTGAAAAGAAAAGCTGAGATGCGAGCAGCTGCAAAGATAGCTGCAGAAGGAGATCCTCAGAATGAAGATGATACTGAGACTTTAGAAAAGGCTGACAGGCTGAGAGCAATG GAACGTGTTTCACTGAAGCATCGGAATACATCTAAATGGGCAAAACACTTGATGGCAAAGGGAAGCAAAAATGCAGAA GCCAAGAAATTACTTCAGGAACAGCTTCGGATAAGCCGAAACCTTACAGAGAAAACTGCGGCGGAATCAGAGAGTGAAGATGACATGGAGATGCCAGTACCAGAAGCTGAAGccgatgttgatgatgatggcTATGGGAATCTGGTAACCTCTGAAGACAATCCTTGGAAACTCGATACAACAGGTGCACCACATTTAGCAGAGATGACTTCAAGCTTAGACAATG ATTCCTCCATAAAGCTGCACCGGTTGCAGCCGATCAGAACAGAGGATGCAGATGAGAAAAATGACGACTCTGAACCTGGTGAGGATGAAGGTAAAAGTGACGAAGAGTTTGAGTTACAACCGGTCAGTCCTGTGGAGACAGGAAAGaagaagtcaaagaaaaaaGGGACCACTGAAGgtggcaaaaagaaaaagaaaaagaggaggTCGGAGATAACCCCCGCAGAAAGCGAAGTGGCAGCGAAAAAGAGCAAGAAATCAGAGAAAAGTGGTGATAAAAAATCTGCGAATTCTGCTCTTGAACACGGTGTCGCTGGCGACTCCACAGAAGGACAGGAAATTAATTCGTTGAAGAAGAATAAGGGCataaaagataagaaaaagcTAACTGATAAATCCACGGCCAATTCAAATTTTGAAGAGATGGACAGTGTTAGTGTAACAGATACCAAGACTGTAACTGAAACAGAAGACACTGCATGGACAAACCCTGCTGTAAAGAGCAATGATTTTGAAACAGAAGTTGCAAAACCAAAGGACATACGCGTAGACCCGAAGAAAATATTTAGAATCGAAGAGCATGAAGCTGGCGCCGAAGATGATGAAAGTGATCCTCTTCATCAGAAGCGAATTGACATTCAACAGGCATTTGCTAATGATGATGTGGTCGAGGAGTTTTTACAGGAAAAGAGTGAGATTGAGGAAGCATCCAAGCCAAAGGATATCGACTTGAGTCTCCCCGGCTGGGGGACTTGGGCCGGAGCGGGTATAAAGCCTTCggagagaaagaagaaacaGTTTACAAAGAAAGCGAAACGTGGCCCTCCCCGGAAGGACAAGGAGTTATCACATGTGATTATTAATGAGGAGAAAAGCAAGTTGTTCGCCAAGAATCAG GTTTCTGAGGTGCCCCATCCATATGGTAATCACGTGCAGTTTGAACGGAGCGTGCGCAATCCCGTGGGTAAACACTGGAACACGGGCACAACTGTCAATCAGCTGACAAAACCACGTGTCTCTACTCTGATTGGTACAATCATAGAACCCATTGAAGCTACCAAGGAAATCAAACGGAGCAAACCTGAGGataggaagaaaaaaaagaagaagggaCAAGAGTCCTCAGGCATAAAAATTTTCTCCTGA